In a genomic window of Nodosilinea sp. E11:
- the arsJ gene encoding organoarsenical effux MFS transporter ArsJ — protein sequence MTPSTFKPESLRNYAIITAAYWGFTITDGALRMMVLLHFHVLGYTPFEIAMLFLFYEIFGVVTNFLGGWIGSQVGIRQTLYGGIALQIFALVMLSFLNADWAVPVQVGFVMLTQAFSGVAKDLTKMSSKSAIRLVVPKEAESRLFKWVAVLTGSKNALKGVGFFVGAALLEGVGFRPALLIQAAVLGVILISGSLLPAGMGKIGKKVTFRQLFSKSKEINVLSAARFFLFGSRDVWFVVALPVFLYEVLGWRFMQVGTYMAIWVIGYGMVQFLAPQLLRKNSAGKVVPRAKTILFWTSMLTAIPAFIALMLRLGVRGDIAVTVGLIGFGIVFAFNSAVHSYLVLAYTEDKDVTLNVGFYYMANSGGRLLGTITSGLFYQWFGLVGCLWVSSLFVLAAALITTKLPDPKVRNPVGA from the coding sequence ATGACTCCCTCCACCTTCAAGCCTGAGAGCCTGCGCAACTACGCGATCATCACTGCCGCCTACTGGGGCTTTACCATCACCGACGGTGCCCTGCGGATGATGGTGCTGCTGCACTTTCATGTGCTGGGCTACACGCCCTTTGAGATCGCCATGCTGTTTCTCTTCTACGAAATTTTTGGTGTGGTGACCAATTTTCTGGGCGGCTGGATTGGCTCCCAGGTGGGCATTCGGCAGACCCTCTACGGCGGCATTGCCCTGCAAATTTTTGCCCTGGTGATGCTGAGCTTTTTGAACGCCGACTGGGCGGTGCCGGTGCAGGTGGGTTTTGTGATGCTGACCCAGGCATTTTCGGGCGTTGCCAAAGACCTGACCAAGATGAGTTCTAAGAGCGCCATTCGCCTGGTGGTGCCCAAAGAGGCCGAATCGCGGCTGTTTAAATGGGTGGCGGTGCTGACCGGGTCAAAAAATGCGCTGAAGGGGGTGGGTTTCTTTGTGGGGGCGGCCCTGCTGGAGGGGGTGGGCTTTCGCCCGGCACTGCTGATTCAGGCGGCGGTGCTGGGGGTAATTTTGATCTCTGGGTCGCTGCTGCCTGCGGGCATGGGCAAGATTGGCAAAAAAGTGACCTTTCGCCAGCTGTTTTCTAAGAGCAAGGAGATCAACGTGCTGTCGGCGGCGCGGTTCTTTTTGTTCGGCTCGCGGGACGTGTGGTTTGTGGTGGCACTGCCGGTATTTTTGTACGAGGTGCTGGGCTGGCGGTTTATGCAGGTGGGCACCTATATGGCCATTTGGGTAATTGGCTACGGCATGGTGCAGTTTTTAGCACCCCAGCTATTACGAAAAAACAGCGCCGGGAAAGTGGTGCCCAGGGCCAAGACGATTCTGTTTTGGACCTCAATGTTGACGGCGATTCCCGCCTTTATTGCCCTAATGCTGAGGTTAGGCGTGCGCGGCGACATCGCGGTGACGGTGGGCCTGATTGGGTTCGGCATTGTGTTTGCTTTCAACTCAGCGGTGCACTCCTACCTGGTACTGGCCTACACCGAAGACAAAGACGTGACCCTGAATGTGGGCTTTTACTACATGGCCAACTCGGGCGGGCGGCTGCTGGGCACGATTACCTCGGGGCTGTTTTACCAGTGGTTTGGCCTGGTGGGCTGCCTATGGGTGTCGAGTCTGTTTGTGCTGGCGGCGGCGCTGATCACCACTAAGCTGCCCGATCCTAAAGTCAGGAACCCCGTAGGGGCGTAG
- a CDS encoding ArsJ-associated glyceraldehyde-3-phosphate dehydrogenase yields the protein MVRVAINGFGRIGRLVLRAGWAFPELEFVHINEIKGGAEAAAHLLKFDSVHGRWARDVEAVGSEKVTIDGVPLSVSSGASPGAVPWADYGVDLVLECSGKFRTTETLAPYYDKGVKKVIVAAPVKQGALNVVYGINDHLYNPVEHHLLTAASCTTNCLAPVVKVIHEGLGIRHGVITTVHNHTNTQTIVDAPHKDLRRARATGLSLIPTTTGSATAIALIYPELAGKLNGLAVRVPLLNASLTDCVFEVALPTTVEEVNQLLKAAADGPLHGILGYETRPLVSVDYKDDPRSAIVDALSTLVVDDTQVKILAWYDNEWGYSCRMAELARKVAQSL from the coding sequence ATGGTTAGAGTGGCTATCAATGGGTTTGGTCGCATTGGGCGGCTGGTGCTGCGGGCGGGCTGGGCCTTCCCCGAGCTGGAGTTTGTCCACATCAACGAGATCAAGGGGGGGGCTGAGGCGGCGGCGCACCTGCTCAAGTTTGACTCCGTCCACGGGCGATGGGCTCGCGATGTCGAGGCCGTGGGCAGCGAAAAGGTCACCATCGACGGTGTGCCCCTCAGCGTCAGCAGCGGTGCATCCCCCGGAGCCGTGCCCTGGGCCGACTATGGCGTAGACCTGGTGCTAGAGTGCTCCGGCAAGTTTCGCACCACCGAAACCCTGGCCCCCTACTACGACAAGGGCGTCAAAAAAGTGATTGTTGCCGCTCCGGTCAAACAGGGGGCGCTCAACGTGGTCTACGGCATTAACGACCACCTGTACAACCCGGTAGAGCACCACCTGCTAACAGCGGCCTCCTGCACCACCAATTGTCTGGCCCCGGTGGTCAAAGTCATCCACGAAGGACTGGGCATTCGCCACGGGGTGATTACCACCGTGCATAACCACACCAACACCCAAACCATTGTCGACGCCCCCCACAAAGACCTGCGCCGTGCCAGGGCCACGGGCCTGTCGCTGATTCCGACGACGACGGGGTCGGCGACAGCGATCGCCCTGATCTACCCCGAACTGGCCGGCAAACTAAATGGTTTAGCGGTGCGGGTGCCTTTGCTCAATGCGTCGCTGACCGACTGCGTGTTTGAAGTGGCGCTCCCCACCACCGTCGAGGAGGTGAACCAGCTGCTCAAAGCCGCTGCCGATGGCCCACTCCACGGCATTCTTGGCTACGAAACCCGGCCCCTGGTGTCGGTGGACTACAAAGATGATCCGCGTTCTGCCATTGTCGATGCCCTTTCTACCCTGGTAGTGGATGACACCCAGGTGAAAATTCTCGCCTGGTACGACAACGAGTGGGGCTACTCCTGCCGCATGGCCGAGCTGGCCCGCAAGGTGGCCCAGAGCCTCTGA